The Apibacter raozihei genome contains a region encoding:
- the hisH gene encoding imidazole glycerol phosphate synthase subunit HisH encodes MIAIIKYNAGNIKSVQNALSRLGVESVVTDDEKTIRNADKIIFPGVGEAGSAMSYLRERGMDTLIRSLTQPFLGICLGQQLMCKHSEEGNTDCLDIFEVEVRKFPPTDIVPHMGWNTICDLRSEIFKNNSENEDVYFVHSYYADICINTAATCNYILPFSAALHKNNFYATQFHPEKSADVGEKILKSFVAL; translated from the coding sequence ATGATAGCTATAATCAAGTATAACGCCGGAAACATCAAATCTGTACAAAATGCGCTTTCCCGATTAGGGGTTGAATCGGTAGTTACAGACGATGAAAAAACCATTCGGAATGCCGATAAAATTATCTTTCCAGGAGTTGGAGAAGCCGGTAGTGCCATGTCTTACTTACGGGAAAGAGGTATGGATACTTTAATTCGATCTCTTACCCAACCTTTCTTGGGAATTTGCTTAGGTCAGCAATTAATGTGTAAACATTCCGAAGAAGGAAATACGGACTGCCTGGACATTTTTGAGGTAGAAGTACGAAAATTTCCACCCACGGATATTGTTCCGCACATGGGCTGGAATACCATTTGTGATTTGAGGAGCGAAATTTTTAAAAATAATTCTGAAAATGAAGATGTTTACTTTGTACATAGTTATTATGCCGATATATGCATAAATACGGCAGCAACATGTAATTACATTTTACCATTTAGCGCTGCCCTGCATAAAAATAATTTTTATGCCACCCAGTTTCATCCGGAAAAATCCGCCGATGTGGGAGAAAAAATACTGAAAAGTTTTGTTGCATTATAA
- the hisF gene encoding imidazole glycerol phosphate synthase subunit HisF translates to MLKKRIIPCLDIKNGRTVKGINFVSLIDAGDPVELAKAYVNQGADELVFLDITATIENRSTLLHLVERIAHEINIPFTVGGGINSVDDVSSLIKAGADKVSINSSAVKRPELISEIASQFGNQCVVVAIDTKHENDGWKVYTHGGRTPTPLFTIDWAKKAEELGAGEILLTSMNNDGTKNGFAINITGEVASQVNIPVIASGGAGSEEHFSDIFIRTSASAALAASIFHFNEIPIPRLKSFLAYKNIPVRQS, encoded by the coding sequence TTGCTAAAAAAACGTATTATACCCTGTCTGGACATAAAAAACGGAAGAACGGTTAAAGGAATCAATTTTGTTAGCCTTATTGATGCCGGAGATCCGGTAGAACTGGCAAAAGCGTATGTTAATCAGGGAGCCGATGAATTGGTATTCTTAGATATAACCGCTACGATAGAAAACCGCTCAACCTTATTACATCTGGTAGAAAGAATTGCTCATGAAATTAATATACCCTTTACCGTAGGTGGAGGAATTAATTCTGTCGATGATGTTTCTTCTCTTATAAAAGCTGGAGCCGATAAAGTAAGTATAAATTCTTCTGCTGTAAAAAGGCCTGAATTGATTTCTGAAATTGCCTCGCAATTTGGTAATCAGTGTGTAGTAGTAGCCATTGATACCAAACATGAAAATGACGGATGGAAAGTTTACACTCATGGCGGGCGTACTCCCACTCCTTTATTTACTATCGACTGGGCTAAAAAAGCGGAAGAATTAGGCGCAGGTGAAATACTGCTCACTTCCATGAACAATGATGGCACTAAAAATGGATTTGCTATTAATATAACCGGAGAAGTTGCCTCACAAGTCAATATACCAGTAATCGCTTCGGGAGGTGCAGGTAGCGAAGAACATTTTTCTGATATATTTATTCGAACAAGTGCATCGGCAGCACTTGCTGCCAGCATTTTTCATTTTAATGAAATTCCGATTCCCAGATTAAAAAGTTTCCTTGCTTATAAAAACATCCCGGTGCGTCAAAGCTAA
- the hisA gene encoding 1-(5-phosphoribosyl)-5-[(5-phosphoribosylamino)methylideneamino]imidazole-4-carboxamide isomerase — protein MRIIPAIDIINGKCVRLTKGDYSTEKIYREDPLDAAKEFEDAGISYLHLVDLDGAKSSRIINYKTLYKIASQTSLKIDFGGGLKSDEDLKIAFENGASQITGGSIAVKNSEIFKSWLTTYGNDKIILGADCDNRMIATQGWLESSSLEVTDFIQKYETLGVKYVICTDISKDGMLEGTSNELYKEILDKTSVKLIASGGVSSMDDLYTLREMGCEGAIVGKAIYEGKIRIQDLNSFNTKQ, from the coding sequence ATGAGAATTATACCCGCCATTGATATAATTAACGGTAAGTGCGTACGACTCACCAAAGGTGATTATTCTACGGAAAAAATATACAGGGAAGATCCTTTAGATGCTGCCAAAGAATTTGAAGATGCTGGAATCAGCTATTTGCATCTAGTTGATTTGGACGGTGCAAAATCCAGCCGAATTATTAACTATAAAACCTTGTATAAAATAGCTTCTCAAACTTCTTTAAAAATTGATTTTGGAGGAGGGTTGAAAAGTGATGAGGATCTGAAAATAGCATTTGAAAACGGTGCTTCACAAATAACAGGCGGAAGTATTGCCGTAAAAAATTCTGAGATATTTAAATCCTGGCTGACAACCTACGGGAATGACAAGATTATTTTAGGAGCCGATTGTGATAATCGTATGATTGCCACTCAAGGTTGGCTGGAATCTTCATCTTTGGAGGTCACGGATTTTATTCAAAAATATGAAACCCTGGGGGTAAAATATGTAATTTGTACAGATATATCTAAAGACGGAATGTTGGAAGGTACGTCTAACGAACTATATAAGGAAATTTTAGATAAAACTTCTGTAAAACTTATTGCCAGCGGTGGGGTTTCTTCTATGGATGATTTATACACACTTAGAGAAATGGGATGCGAAGGTGCCATTGTAGGTAAAGCAATTTATGAAGGTAAAATCCGTATTCAGGATCTAAATTCATTTAATACGAAACAATAA
- a CDS encoding MmcQ/YjbR family DNA-binding protein: protein MDIEAFRDYCLSVKGATESFPFNDNTLVFKVMNKMFAYGSIDPKDGELNFNMKCNSDMSIDLREKYCGICKGKHTTSNLWNAVYLNRDVPDSLIKELIQHSVVEVIKKLPKTKQAEYRQLNHK, encoded by the coding sequence ATGGATATTGAAGCGTTCAGAGATTATTGCTTATCCGTAAAAGGGGCTACTGAAAGTTTTCCTTTCAATGATAATACTCTTGTATTTAAAGTAATGAATAAAATGTTTGCTTATGGCTCTATTGACCCAAAAGATGGTGAACTTAATTTTAATATGAAATGTAATTCTGACATGAGTATTGACTTGAGAGAAAAATATTGCGGAATATGCAAAGGAAAACATACGACTTCTAATTTATGGAATGCAGTATACCTGAATAGAGATGTACCTGATTCACTTATCAAAGAACTTATACAACATTCAGTGGTAGAAGTAATAAAAAAATTACCTAAAACAAAACAAGCTGAATATCGCCAATTAAATCATAAATAA
- a CDS encoding sulfite exporter TauE/SafE family protein, with product MTILYFTLILFLGAIAAGMLGSLTGLGGGVVIIPLLTLGFDVDIKYAVGTALVTSIATSSGAAAAYIKEGITNVRIGMFLEIATTAGAVLGALVAVYLPISSIYIILGITLIFSSVMTVRKKNQSIDYSKPGSKLGTILKLNGSYPTSEGIQKYNVRNVAGGFSLMTLAGILSGILGIGSGSLKVLAMDTAMKIPFKVSTTTSNFMVGVTAAASAVIYFQRGQINPELAMPIVLGVLIGAFFGSKILMRIDVSLLRKIFSIVISILALQMIYRGIEPSLVEWFPHINFPKI from the coding sequence GTGACTATACTTTATTTTACCCTGATTTTATTTTTGGGAGCCATTGCAGCCGGAATGCTAGGCTCATTAACAGGACTTGGCGGCGGAGTTGTAATTATTCCTTTACTCACTTTAGGCTTTGATGTTGATATTAAATATGCTGTTGGGACAGCTTTGGTAACGTCAATCGCAACATCCTCAGGAGCAGCTGCAGCCTATATTAAAGAAGGCATAACCAATGTACGTATAGGTATGTTTCTGGAAATTGCAACTACAGCTGGTGCCGTACTTGGAGCTTTAGTCGCCGTTTATTTACCTATTTCATCTATATACATTATTTTAGGAATTACCCTTATTTTTTCTTCAGTTATGACTGTCAGAAAGAAAAATCAAAGTATTGATTATTCCAAACCGGGAAGTAAATTAGGGACAATTTTAAAGCTTAATGGTTCATATCCTACTTCTGAAGGAATACAAAAATATAATGTAAGAAATGTAGCCGGAGGATTTTCTTTAATGACTCTTGCTGGTATTCTTTCCGGAATTTTAGGAATTGGTTCTGGTTCCTTGAAGGTTTTAGCTATGGACACGGCTATGAAAATTCCATTTAAAGTTTCAACTACAACTTCCAATTTTATGGTGGGTGTAACAGCTGCTGCCAGTGCTGTAATATATTTTCAAAGAGGACAGATTAATCCGGAATTAGCTATGCCTATCGTATTAGGAGTTCTGATTGGTGCTTTTTTCGGTTCAAAAATATTAATGCGGATTGATGTATCATTACTGCGAAAAATTTTTAGTATTGTAATTTCAATTTTAGCTTTACAAATGATATACAGAGGTATAGAACCTAGCCTGGTAGAATGGTTTCCACATATCAATTTTCCAAAAATTTAA
- the ligA gene encoding NAD-dependent DNA ligase LigA, translated as MNDIQARIQVLRQDINTLNYKYYVLDESEVSDYEFDKMLEELKQLEKDYPQYDDPNSPTHRVGGQITKNFPTVVHEKRMYSLDNSYSFEDIKDWVDRVTKSISDEVEYVCELKYDGLSISILYENGKIVQAVTRGDGFQGDEVTSNVRTIRSVPLELSGNFPERFYVRGEIIMPKKSLEKLNIERIKEGLEPYANPRNTASGSLKLQDNTETAKRGLDCYLYYVISDDIQYSTQWDSLKHAKELGFKVGNYSRLCKNLDEIYGFIHHWDTERYQLPFEIDGVVIKVNSVSEQEELGYTAKSPRWAIAYKFKAEKVETQLLSIDYQVGRTGAVTPVANLMPVLLSGTVVKRASLHNEDFINNMDLRINDYVFVEKGGEIIPKIVDVSYDKREPDTQHIQFIKNCPACGTALIRKPGEAANFCPNEETCPPQVAGRLEHFVSRKAMNIDSVGAETVIMLHEQGLVTDVSDFYSLKKEQLVHLDRMADKSAQNIIDGIAKSKEVPFEKVLFALGIRHVGETMAKKLVKRFKNIEKLREATLEELIHTDDVGEKIAVSIQEYFKEPKHLEVIRKLKEAGLKFESEEINSQVSDVLENKTFLFTGKLTAFTRERAEEMVEEHGGKNVSSVSKNLNYLIVGEKAGSKLKKAQQLGTVQILDEYEFLELIKQ; from the coding sequence ATGAATGATATACAAGCCAGAATCCAAGTTTTACGTCAAGATATAAATACATTGAACTACAAGTATTATGTATTGGATGAATCGGAAGTCTCTGATTACGAGTTTGACAAAATGCTTGAAGAATTAAAGCAGTTAGAAAAGGATTATCCTCAATACGATGATCCTAATTCACCTACACATCGGGTAGGCGGGCAAATTACTAAAAACTTCCCAACTGTTGTTCACGAAAAACGAATGTATTCTCTTGATAATAGTTATTCATTTGAAGATATAAAAGATTGGGTGGACAGAGTAACTAAATCTATATCCGATGAGGTTGAATATGTATGTGAATTGAAGTATGACGGCTTATCCATCAGTATTTTATATGAAAATGGGAAAATAGTTCAGGCAGTTACCCGTGGGGATGGATTTCAGGGAGATGAAGTTACCTCCAATGTAAGAACTATTCGTTCTGTTCCTTTAGAGCTGTCAGGGAATTTTCCCGAGCGTTTTTATGTGCGTGGAGAAATAATCATGCCTAAAAAATCATTAGAGAAGTTAAACATTGAACGAATTAAAGAGGGACTTGAGCCTTATGCAAATCCTAGAAATACGGCAAGTGGAAGTTTAAAACTGCAGGATAATACTGAAACTGCGAAAAGAGGTTTAGATTGTTACCTGTATTACGTAATTTCAGATGATATTCAATATTCAACTCAGTGGGATTCATTAAAACACGCAAAAGAATTAGGTTTTAAAGTTGGGAATTATTCTCGACTGTGTAAAAATCTGGATGAAATATACGGGTTTATTCATCATTGGGATACTGAAAGATACCAGCTTCCATTTGAAATCGACGGAGTGGTAATTAAAGTAAATTCTGTATCGGAACAAGAAGAATTAGGATATACGGCAAAATCACCTCGTTGGGCTATAGCATATAAATTTAAAGCAGAAAAGGTTGAAACACAATTACTGAGTATAGATTATCAGGTAGGAAGGACTGGAGCTGTCACTCCGGTAGCTAATTTAATGCCGGTATTACTTTCGGGAACAGTCGTTAAAAGAGCTTCCTTGCACAACGAAGATTTTATCAACAATATGGATTTGCGTATCAATGACTATGTATTTGTTGAAAAAGGAGGAGAGATTATACCCAAAATTGTAGATGTCAGCTACGATAAAAGGGAACCTGATACCCAGCATATTCAATTTATTAAAAATTGTCCGGCATGTGGAACTGCATTGATCCGAAAACCGGGAGAAGCGGCAAACTTTTGTCCAAACGAGGAAACTTGTCCCCCTCAGGTTGCCGGAAGGCTTGAACATTTTGTATCACGTAAAGCTATGAATATAGATAGTGTTGGTGCTGAAACTGTGATTATGTTGCATGAGCAGGGCTTGGTAACTGATGTTTCTGATTTTTATTCACTGAAGAAAGAGCAATTGGTACATTTAGATAGAATGGCTGATAAATCGGCTCAAAATATAATTGACGGAATAGCTAAATCAAAGGAAGTACCTTTTGAAAAGGTTCTTTTTGCTTTGGGAATCAGGCATGTAGGGGAAACGATGGCAAAAAAACTCGTCAAGCGATTTAAAAATATTGAAAAGTTAAGAGAAGCAACGTTAGAAGAATTGATACATACAGATGATGTCGGTGAAAAAATAGCTGTAAGTATTCAGGAGTATTTCAAAGAACCCAAACATCTGGAAGTTATACGTAAATTAAAAGAGGCTGGCCTTAAATTTGAGTCTGAAGAAATAAATTCACAGGTGTCGGATGTTCTTGAAAATAAGACATTTTTATTTACAGGAAAACTAACAGCATTTACCAGAGAAAGAGCAGAAGAGATGGTTGAAGAGCATGGTGGGAAAAATGTATCGTCTGTAAGTAAAAATTTAAATTATTTGATCGTTGGCGAAAAAGCCGGATCTAAGTTGAAAAAGGCACAACAACTTGGAACTGTTCAAATTTTAGATGAATACGAGTTTCTTGAATTAATAAAACAATAA
- a CDS encoding glycosyltransferase family 25 protein, which translates to MNNALYTTYLINLDRSQDRLEFMKKEFDKQQIHFERIPAVDGALLNGSEYLLKNKYDRNLVPGEIGCYLSHVKALQTLVASEYLYAVIIEDDAVLSDDFKKVVEKSIAVHHINQDKKADWDVLKLFNGKRRHIKIEDIDENHFIAACGTSVPITTIAAIWTRSAAEKFLSKIMSTRPIVRRPIDCDLQHPWEFNLRIYNLLPSIVRSGGMATQIQLVKKLRKSNVPRQIVYEINRFFPKYFYLIHHHGWKPFYDSFIAKKNKKIS; encoded by the coding sequence ATGAATAATGCTCTTTATACAACCTACTTAATAAACCTGGATAGGTCTCAGGATCGGCTGGAGTTTATGAAAAAAGAATTTGATAAACAGCAGATACATTTTGAGAGGATTCCGGCAGTGGATGGAGCATTACTAAATGGGAGTGAATATTTATTAAAAAATAAATATGATAGAAATTTGGTACCTGGTGAAATTGGCTGTTATCTGAGTCATGTCAAAGCTCTTCAGACTTTAGTTGCTTCGGAATATTTATATGCTGTTATTATTGAAGATGATGCTGTATTAAGTGATGATTTTAAAAAAGTAGTTGAAAAAAGTATTGCAGTTCATCACATAAATCAGGATAAAAAAGCTGATTGGGATGTCCTAAAACTTTTTAATGGTAAGAGAAGGCACATTAAGATTGAAGATATTGATGAAAATCACTTTATTGCAGCCTGTGGTACCAGTGTTCCCATTACAACTATTGCAGCAATATGGACACGTTCAGCAGCTGAAAAGTTTTTAAGCAAAATAATGAGTACTCGACCGATTGTCAGAAGACCTATTGATTGCGATCTTCAACATCCGTGGGAATTCAACCTTAGAATTTATAATTTATTACCTTCAATAGTAAGATCAGGCGGTATGGCAACCCAGATACAGCTGGTTAAAAAATTGAGAAAATCGAATGTTCCTCGTCAGATAGTCTATGAAATAAACCGTTTTTTTCCTAAATATTTCTATTTGATACATCATCATGGATGGAAACCTTTTTATGATAGTTTTATAGCTAAGAAAAATAAAAAAATATCTTAA
- a CDS encoding helix-turn-helix domain-containing protein, which produces MQGSKDIELLYTKEHISCRNYDDGANPLIEVVDLHKNENWDISTQENKIVYVVKGKIKFLFNGFSGENLSQSKAIILPAGTKFVSKAEKDTSICVLRLRSHIKLCDRYSIERLLKDENVSDLEEQTTLQGNEILQSYMQLLYIIVKDGLKCISLFEIKLKELFFILRGYYPKKELLGFFYPLLTNDTSFSNQILLNHYKAKTVKDLADLTHYSVSGFEKRFKKAFNVPPSQWLKEQRAKNIYHEINCTHKTLKEISLEFGFASPAHLNEFCKSYFGITPGKIRKENIAK; this is translated from the coding sequence ATGCAGGGAAGTAAAGATATTGAATTACTTTATACAAAGGAGCATATTTCTTGTCGTAACTACGATGACGGAGCTAACCCTTTGATAGAAGTGGTGGATTTACATAAGAATGAAAATTGGGATATTTCAACTCAGGAAAATAAAATAGTATACGTTGTTAAAGGAAAAATTAAATTTTTGTTTAACGGCTTCTCGGGAGAAAATTTATCACAGTCGAAAGCTATAATTCTTCCGGCTGGAACAAAATTTGTATCAAAAGCGGAAAAAGATACATCTATTTGTGTACTTAGACTCCGATCGCATATAAAATTGTGCGACAGATATTCAATTGAAAGACTTCTGAAAGATGAAAATGTTTCCGATCTGGAAGAACAAACCACACTTCAAGGCAACGAAATTTTACAAAGTTATATGCAGCTGTTATACATTATAGTAAAAGACGGACTAAAATGTATCTCGTTATTTGAAATAAAACTTAAAGAATTGTTTTTTATTTTAAGAGGCTATTATCCTAAGAAAGAGTTGTTGGGGTTTTTTTATCCTTTGCTGACTAATGATACCAGTTTCTCTAATCAGATACTTTTAAATCATTACAAGGCTAAAACGGTCAAGGATTTGGCAGATTTGACCCATTATAGTGTCTCGGGATTTGAAAAAAGATTTAAAAAAGCTTTTAATGTTCCTCCATCCCAATGGTTAAAGGAACAAAGAGCTAAGAATATCTATCATGAGATAAACTGTACTCATAAAACTTTAAAAGAAATAAGTTTAGAATTCGGTTTCGCCTCACCGGCACATCTCAATGAATTTTGTAAATCCTATTTTGGAATTACACCTGGGAAAATAAGAAAAGAAAATATCGCTAAATAA
- the hisIE gene encoding bifunctional phosphoribosyl-AMP cyclohydrolase/phosphoribosyl-ATP diphosphatase HisIE: protein MNIDFTKSNGLVPVIIQDYLTLQVLMLGYMNEEAFEKTKNEGKVTFFSRSKNRLWTKGETSKNFLWVKDIKLDCDKDTLLIKVLPDGPTCHTGSYSCFDEQTSQGFVYELQDIINRRINEKTENSYTYKLYQRGINKVAQKVGEEAVEVVIEAKDNDDNLFKNEAADLLYHYLILLKAKGFKLEDIENVLMNRHRDKKR, encoded by the coding sequence ATGAATATAGATTTTACTAAAAGTAACGGATTAGTTCCTGTAATTATACAGGATTATTTAACATTGCAGGTGCTCATGCTGGGCTATATGAACGAGGAAGCCTTTGAAAAGACAAAAAATGAAGGTAAAGTAACCTTTTTTAGTCGTAGTAAAAACCGTCTTTGGACTAAAGGAGAAACATCTAAAAATTTCCTATGGGTTAAAGATATAAAACTTGATTGCGATAAGGACACCCTTTTAATTAAGGTTTTACCAGACGGTCCCACCTGCCACACAGGAAGCTATTCTTGTTTTGACGAACAAACTTCACAAGGATTTGTTTATGAATTACAAGATATCATAAACCGTAGAATTAATGAAAAAACAGAAAATTCTTATACTTATAAGTTGTATCAGCGTGGAATAAACAAGGTGGCTCAAAAAGTTGGAGAAGAGGCTGTGGAAGTTGTAATTGAAGCTAAAGACAATGACGATAATCTTTTTAAAAATGAAGCGGCTGATTTATTATACCACTATTTAATATTACTAAAAGCTAAAGGTTTTAAACTCGAAGATATTGAAAATGTATTAATGAACAGACACAGGGATAAAAAAAGATAA
- a CDS encoding ATP-binding cassette domain-containing protein: MILVQNLGLHFAGRYLFESVNFRINKNDRIGLAGKNGAGKSTLLKILSGEQPSTEGNVEKEGEVRIGFLKQDLDFEKGRTVWDEAKQAFKELNLINDRIDTINHELATRTDYESDDYHKLIHDLTDLTDRFSHLGGYNTEGEIEKILKGLGFRESDFTKLTDDFSGGWRMRIELAKLLLEENDVLLLDEPTNHLDIESIIWLESFLVNYKGAVVLVSHDKQFLTNVTNRTIEISNRTIQDYKANYTKYLILRQERKEKLLQSQKNQEQEIKRTEQLIEKFRAKASKASFAQSLIKKLDKVERIEIEDEDVTRFNIRFEPSVTPGKIIFKAEGLGKSFGEHIVFQGADFFIERGEKIAFVGQNGQGKTTLAKIMEGILPYDGALETGHNVQIGYFAQNQAEVLNGNKTILEEAEDSATEESRPRVRDLLGSFLFQGDEVQKKVSVLSGGERNRLALCKLLLRPFNTLIMDEPTNHLDLQSKAILKQALKNFKGTLLLVSHDREFLDGLVDKIFEFRNGEVKEFLGGITEYLDYRKKENMREVDMEKSTMAVKKVSVSETSNKTDKETEFKSKEQKALENKLAKVESEIERVESKIQKAEKHFAEKNPAEKELEEYTHMKEQLSSLNQEWEKIFNQIN; encoded by the coding sequence ATGATTTTAGTTCAAAACCTGGGATTACATTTTGCAGGAAGATATTTATTTGAGAGTGTTAATTTTAGAATTAATAAAAATGATCGCATTGGACTCGCAGGAAAAAATGGTGCAGGAAAATCTACATTGTTAAAAATTCTTTCCGGAGAACAACCTTCAACTGAAGGTAACGTGGAAAAGGAAGGAGAAGTACGTATTGGCTTTTTGAAACAAGATCTGGATTTTGAAAAAGGGAGAACTGTTTGGGATGAAGCAAAACAGGCATTTAAAGAACTTAATCTTATCAACGATCGTATAGATACCATTAATCATGAATTGGCTACACGTACTGATTATGAATCAGACGATTATCACAAACTGATTCACGATCTTACTGATCTTACTGATCGGTTTTCACATCTTGGGGGATACAATACCGAGGGTGAGATTGAAAAAATCTTAAAAGGTCTTGGATTCCGGGAATCAGACTTCACCAAACTTACTGATGATTTCTCAGGTGGATGGAGAATGCGTATTGAATTAGCAAAACTGCTGCTTGAGGAGAATGATGTTCTTCTTTTAGATGAGCCTACCAACCATTTGGACATAGAATCTATCATCTGGCTGGAAAGTTTTTTGGTTAATTATAAAGGAGCTGTAGTATTGGTTTCGCACGATAAGCAATTTCTTACTAATGTTACGAATCGTACTATTGAAATTTCAAACCGTACCATACAGGATTATAAAGCAAATTACACCAAATATCTTATTTTAAGACAAGAAAGAAAAGAAAAATTACTTCAATCCCAAAAGAATCAAGAGCAGGAAATTAAGCGTACAGAACAATTAATTGAAAAATTCCGTGCTAAAGCGAGTAAGGCTTCGTTTGCTCAATCTTTGATTAAAAAATTGGATAAGGTTGAACGTATTGAAATAGAAGACGAAGATGTTACCCGATTCAATATCAGATTTGAACCTAGTGTTACTCCCGGTAAAATAATTTTTAAAGCAGAGGGACTTGGAAAATCATTTGGAGAACATATTGTTTTTCAGGGAGCTGATTTTTTTATAGAACGAGGCGAAAAAATTGCTTTTGTCGGACAGAATGGGCAAGGAAAGACAACATTGGCAAAAATTATGGAAGGTATACTTCCTTACGATGGTGCTTTAGAAACAGGACATAATGTACAAATAGGATATTTTGCTCAAAATCAGGCTGAAGTCCTGAATGGAAATAAAACCATACTGGAAGAAGCGGAAGATTCTGCTACTGAAGAATCAAGACCAAGAGTAAGAGATTTGTTAGGCTCATTCCTTTTTCAAGGAGATGAGGTACAAAAAAAAGTTTCTGTCTTATCCGGAGGTGAAAGAAACCGTCTGGCTCTTTGTAAGCTACTGCTTCGTCCTTTTAACACGTTAATTATGGATGAGCCTACCAATCACCTCGACTTGCAATCGAAAGCCATTCTTAAGCAGGCCCTCAAAAATTTTAAAGGTACCCTTTTACTGGTATCTCACGACAGGGAATTCCTGGACGGGCTGGTTGATAAAATTTTCGAATTTAGAAATGGTGAAGTTAAGGAATTCTTAGGCGGAATTACTGAATATCTCGATTATCGTAAGAAAGAGAATATGAGAGAGGTGGATATGGAAAAATCTACAATGGCCGTTAAAAAAGTTTCTGTTTCTGAGACATCTAATAAAACTGATAAGGAAACTGAATTTAAGTCTAAAGAACAAAAAGCCTTAGAAAACAAATTAGCTAAGGTTGAATCTGAAATAGAACGTGTGGAGTCTAAGATTCAAAAAGCAGAAAAACATTTTGCAGAAAAAAATCCTGCTGAAAAGGAACTTGAAGAATACACCCATATGAAAGAACAGCTAAGTAGCTTAAATCAGGAATGGGAAAAAATTTTTAATCAAATAAATTAA
- a CDS encoding enoyl-ACP reductase FabI has translation MSYGLLKGKKGIIFGALDINSIAWKVAEQAHAEGAEFVLTNAPVALRMGELNALAEKTGSDIVPADATSMEDLEKLFDHALAKFGKLDFILHSIGMSINVRKGKEYTDINYEWLAKGWDISAVSFHKVMKTAWDKDAMNEWGSILALSYIAAQRTFPGYNDMADNKAYLESIARSFGYEWGLKKKVRVNTISQSPTPTTAGQGVKGFGGFIEFAEEISPLGNASADDCAGYCISLFSDFTKKVTLQNLFHDGGFSNVGVSELVMKRYGK, from the coding sequence ATGTCTTACGGATTATTGAAAGGTAAAAAAGGAATTATTTTCGGAGCTTTGGATATTAACTCTATTGCATGGAAAGTAGCTGAACAAGCACATGCAGAAGGTGCAGAATTTGTTTTAACAAATGCACCAGTAGCTTTGAGGATGGGAGAACTTAATGCCCTTGCCGAAAAAACAGGCTCAGATATCGTTCCTGCAGATGCTACTTCTATGGAGGATCTGGAAAAACTTTTCGATCATGCACTTGCTAAATTTGGGAAATTGGATTTTATTCTACACTCTATAGGAATGTCTATAAATGTTCGTAAGGGAAAAGAATATACTGATATAAATTATGAATGGCTGGCTAAAGGATGGGATATATCTGCTGTTTCATTTCATAAGGTAATGAAAACTGCGTGGGATAAAGATGCGATGAATGAATGGGGAAGCATTCTGGCTCTTTCTTACATTGCTGCTCAAAGAACCTTCCCTGGCTATAATGATATGGCTGACAATAAAGCTTATCTGGAAAGTATTGCCAGAAGTTTTGGTTACGAATGGGGATTAAAGAAAAAGGTAAGGGTTAATACTATTTCTCAGTCTCCTACCCCTACAACTGCCGGACAAGGAGTTAAGGGTTTTGGAGGATTTATTGAGTTTGCTGAAGAGATCTCTCCTCTTGGAAACGCTTCGGCCGACGATTGTGCTGGTTATTGTATTTCTTTATTCTCTGATTTTACTAAAAAAGTTACTTTACAAAACCTATTTCACGACGGAGGTTTCTCTAATGTTGGAGTAAGTGAATTAGTAATGAAACGTTATGGAAAATAA